A part of Caretta caretta isolate rCarCar2 chromosome 1, rCarCar1.hap1, whole genome shotgun sequence genomic DNA contains:
- the SYCE3 gene encoding synaptonemal complex central element protein 3 → MAKSEPRERNYDNMVKMLEDLNRDLEKLLEEMEKLSVQATWMAYDMVVMRTNPDLANSMRRLEDAFLNCKEEMEKNWQEMLKETKGTEQKQE, encoded by the exons ATGGCCAAATCTGAACCTCGGGAAAGAAACTATGACAATATGGTAAAAATGCTGGAGGACTTGAACAGGGACTTAGAAAAACTTCTGGAAGAAATGGAGAAACTATCAG TGCAGGCAACCTGGATGGCATATGATATGGTGGTTATGCGTACCAACCCAGACTTGGCCAACTCCATGAGGCGACTGGAAGATGCATTCCTCAACTGCAaagaagagatggaaaagaacTGGCAAGAGATGCTGAAGGAAACTAAAGGCACtgaacaaaaacaggaataa